One Micromonospora sp. WMMD1120 genomic region harbors:
- a CDS encoding ATP-binding cassette domain-containing protein — protein sequence MIETRGLRKSFRFRAGRETKTVDAVRGVNLEVAEGEIFGFLGPNGAGKTTTLRMLATLIEPDGGEATIAGADLRKDPAEVRRRIGYVPQGGSTWDESTAREELVLHARSYGIGKADAQRRAARALDAFQLTEYADRKCKTYSGGQRRRVEIALGIIHEPKIVFLDEPTTGLDPQSRAHMWDEIRRLRADGMTVFITTHYLDEADALCDRIAIMDNGEVVAEGTPAELKREISGDVVLVGLDLATTPQAAKVLDGEPYVNKLETADEGGLRLYVDEGATVIPQVLRRLDHAGLELRSIELHRPSLDDVFLTKTGRSLRES from the coding sequence ATGATCGAGACCAGGGGGCTGCGGAAGTCGTTCCGCTTCCGCGCGGGTCGAGAGACGAAGACGGTGGATGCCGTGCGGGGCGTCAACCTGGAGGTCGCCGAGGGCGAGATCTTCGGCTTCCTCGGCCCGAACGGCGCCGGCAAGACCACCACGCTGCGGATGCTCGCCACGCTTATCGAGCCGGACGGCGGTGAGGCCACCATCGCGGGGGCCGACCTGCGCAAGGACCCGGCCGAGGTGCGTCGCCGCATCGGTTACGTCCCGCAGGGCGGCAGCACCTGGGACGAGTCCACCGCCCGCGAGGAGTTGGTGCTGCACGCCCGGTCGTACGGCATCGGCAAGGCCGACGCGCAGCGGCGCGCCGCCCGCGCCCTGGACGCCTTCCAGCTCACCGAGTACGCCGACCGGAAGTGCAAGACCTACTCCGGCGGCCAGCGCCGTCGGGTCGAGATCGCGCTCGGCATCATCCACGAGCCGAAGATCGTCTTTCTGGACGAGCCGACCACCGGTCTCGACCCGCAGAGCCGCGCCCACATGTGGGACGAGATCCGGCGGCTACGCGCCGACGGCATGACCGTCTTCATCACCACGCACTACCTGGACGAGGCCGACGCGCTCTGCGACCGTATCGCGATCATGGACAACGGCGAGGTGGTGGCGGAGGGCACGCCGGCCGAGCTGAAGCGGGAGATCTCCGGCGACGTGGTGCTCGTCGGCCTCGACCTGGCCACCACCCCGCAGGCCGCCAAGGTGCTCGACGGCGAGCCGTACGTCAACAAACTGGAGACCGCCGACGAGGGCGGCCTGCGCCTCTACGTCGACGAGGGCGCCACCGTCATCCCGCAGGTGCTGCGCCGCCTCGACCACGCCGGGCTGGAGCTGCGCTCGATCGAGCTGCACCGACCCAGCCTGGACGACGTATTCCTCACCAAGACCGGCCGCTCGCTGCGCGAGTCCTGA
- a CDS encoding MarR family transcriptional regulator, which translates to MELVTLQDVPLGRLLVVAGHLVGQRWNRHLAEEHGLTQAGMVTLMTLARHGELPHRKVAEKGFVRPATLTGIVDTLERDGLVERQRDGNDRRSVRIALTPAGRERAAALSALMHSGRPLTSVDADPAKAQVIREFLLEVIGSGDDPRMAGRPTEPRDPAC; encoded by the coding sequence GTGGAACTCGTCACCCTTCAAGATGTGCCGCTGGGACGGCTGCTGGTGGTTGCCGGGCACCTCGTCGGGCAGCGGTGGAACCGCCACCTCGCCGAGGAGCACGGCCTCACCCAGGCCGGCATGGTCACCCTGATGACGCTCGCCCGGCACGGTGAGCTGCCGCACCGCAAGGTCGCCGAGAAGGGGTTCGTCCGCCCGGCGACCCTCACCGGCATCGTCGACACGTTGGAGCGGGACGGCCTTGTCGAACGGCAGCGCGACGGCAACGACCGGCGCAGCGTGCGGATCGCCCTCACCCCCGCCGGAAGGGAACGGGCGGCGGCGCTCAGCGCGCTCATGCACTCCGGCCGCCCGCTCACCTCGGTCGACGCCGACCCGGCGAAGGCTCAGGTGATCCGTGAGTTCCTGCTGGAGGTCATCGGCAGCGGAGACGACCCCCGGATGGCCGGACGACCCACCGAACCGAGGGATCCCGCGTGCTGA
- a CDS encoding GuaB1 family IMP dehydrogenase-related protein, translating to MRFLHGAVPAHDLTYTDVFMAPARSDLGSRLDVDLSTADGTGTTIPLVVSNMTAVAGRRMAETVARRGAITVIPQDIPIEVVANVVAWVKQRHLVYDTPITLGPTETVGDAIHLLPKRSHGAVIVVDDDGRPMGVVTEADTTGVDRFAQLRHVMSTELHTVPADADPRTGFDRLSAGRRRLAPVVDDDGRLVGVLTRQGALRATLYTPAVDDRGRLRIAAAVGINGDVTGKTAALLEAGVDTLVVDTAHGHQARMISALQAVRKLDPGVPVAAGNVVTAEGVRDLVEAGADIIKVGVGPGAMCTTRMMTGVGRPQFSAVLDCAAAARQLGRHVWADGGVRHPRDVALALAAGASNVMIGSWFAGTYESPGDLYTDADGRRYKESFGMASARAVSARTADDSPYDRARKAVFEEGISSARMYLDPARPGVEDLIDEIIAGVRSAFTYAGARDLTQFHERAIVGVQSAAGFTEGMPLPTSW from the coding sequence GTGCGGTTCCTTCACGGCGCGGTTCCCGCGCACGACCTGACCTATACCGACGTCTTCATGGCGCCGGCCCGCTCCGACCTGGGCTCCCGGCTCGACGTCGACCTCTCCACCGCCGACGGGACCGGCACCACGATCCCGCTCGTGGTGTCGAACATGACCGCCGTCGCCGGCCGGCGGATGGCGGAGACGGTCGCCCGCCGGGGCGCCATCACGGTGATCCCCCAGGACATCCCGATCGAGGTGGTGGCGAACGTCGTCGCCTGGGTCAAGCAGCGGCACCTGGTCTACGACACGCCGATCACGCTCGGCCCGACCGAGACCGTGGGCGACGCGATCCACCTGCTGCCCAAGCGCTCACACGGCGCGGTGATCGTGGTCGACGACGACGGTCGCCCGATGGGCGTGGTCACCGAGGCCGACACCACCGGGGTGGACCGGTTCGCACAGCTACGGCACGTGATGTCCACGGAGCTGCACACCGTTCCGGCGGACGCGGACCCGCGGACCGGCTTCGACAGGCTCTCGGCGGGCCGGCGTCGACTCGCTCCGGTGGTGGACGACGACGGTCGCCTGGTCGGGGTGCTGACCCGGCAGGGCGCGCTGCGGGCAACCCTCTACACGCCGGCCGTCGACGACCGGGGGCGGCTCCGGATCGCGGCGGCCGTCGGGATCAACGGCGACGTGACCGGCAAGACCGCCGCGCTGCTGGAGGCCGGAGTGGACACGCTCGTCGTGGACACCGCCCACGGCCACCAGGCCCGGATGATCTCCGCGCTCCAGGCGGTTCGCAAGCTCGACCCGGGGGTGCCGGTGGCGGCCGGCAACGTGGTCACCGCCGAGGGCGTACGCGACCTGGTCGAGGCGGGCGCGGACATCATCAAGGTCGGCGTCGGCCCGGGCGCGATGTGCACCACCCGGATGATGACCGGGGTCGGGCGTCCGCAGTTCTCCGCGGTGCTCGACTGCGCCGCTGCGGCCCGCCAACTGGGCCGGCACGTGTGGGCCGACGGCGGGGTCCGGCATCCCCGTGACGTGGCGCTCGCCCTCGCGGCCGGCGCGTCGAACGTGATGATCGGCTCGTGGTTCGCCGGAACCTACGAGTCCCCCGGTGACCTCTACACCGACGCGGACGGCCGGCGGTACAAGGAGAGCTTCGGGATGGCCTCGGCTCGGGCGGTCAGCGCCCGTACCGCCGACGACAGCCCGTACGACCGGGCCCGCAAGGCCGTCTTCGAGGAGGGCATCTCCTCGGCCCGGATGTATCTCGACCCGGCCCGCCCGGGTGTCGAGGACCTGATCGACGAGATCATCGCCGGGGTCCGCAGCGCCTTCACCTACGCCGGAGCCCGCGACCTGACCCAGTTCCACGAGCGCGCGATCGTCGGCGTACAGAGCGCCGCCGGCTTCACCGAAGGCATGCCCCTCCCCACCAGCTGGTAA
- a CDS encoding PadR family transcriptional regulator, which produces MMILGLVRWMQPVHGYDVRRELLSWSADKWANVQPGSIYHALRKLTEEGLLRAVATEQVGARPARTTYEVTPKGEDEFETLLRNLWWNFSEPIDPFTAAFSFLPAMPRPEAAAALRNRANLLRAGIESMRASLGSDWVRNTKPVHVGWMFELWSARAEAEMTWCERIAERIESGVSYLPAELENAEGWSGWRSGDGKREASGE; this is translated from the coding sequence ATGATGATCCTCGGTCTGGTGCGGTGGATGCAGCCCGTGCACGGCTACGACGTACGCCGTGAGCTGTTGAGCTGGAGCGCCGACAAGTGGGCGAACGTGCAGCCCGGATCGATTTATCACGCCCTGCGCAAACTCACCGAGGAGGGGTTGCTGCGGGCCGTGGCCACCGAACAGGTCGGTGCCCGTCCGGCTCGTACCACCTACGAGGTCACCCCCAAGGGTGAGGACGAGTTCGAGACGTTGCTGCGCAACCTGTGGTGGAACTTCTCCGAGCCGATCGACCCGTTCACCGCGGCCTTCTCCTTCCTGCCCGCCATGCCACGCCCCGAGGCGGCGGCGGCGCTGCGCAACCGGGCCAACCTGCTACGGGCCGGCATCGAGTCGATGCGGGCCTCGCTCGGCTCGGACTGGGTGCGCAACACCAAGCCGGTACATGTCGGGTGGATGTTCGAGCTGTGGTCGGCGCGGGCCGAAGCGGAGATGACCTGGTGCGAGCGGATCGCGGAACGCATCGAATCCGGTGTGTCGTACCTGCCTGCTGAGCTGGAGAACGCGGAAGGTTGGTCGGGGTGGCGCAGCGGCGACGGGAAGCGCGAGGCGTCAGGCGAATAA
- a CDS encoding LysR family transcriptional regulator ArgP has product MEGLDSAQLRTLAAVVAEGSFDAAARLLHVTPSAVSQRIKALEEAVGQVLVRRVRPCVATEAGRPLLRLAGQLALLEREALADARGPLAGGGLVRVAVVVNADSLATWFPAALARLPQRAGLSFDLRQDDQDHTAELLRDGSVTAAVTAQREAVQGCRVQRLGAMRYRALSTPEFAADHFAAGFTAEAVAGAPLLVFDRKDRVQHRFIRAVTGRPLDPPVHYAPSVPGLSELIRLGLGWSMVPEQIAEADLATGRCVDLAPGRHLDVPLYWQHWRLASNVLTALTAAVRAVTTERLR; this is encoded by the coding sequence ATGGAAGGTCTCGACTCGGCACAACTCCGTACGCTCGCCGCGGTGGTGGCGGAGGGCAGCTTCGACGCGGCGGCGCGGCTGCTGCACGTCACGCCGTCGGCGGTCAGCCAACGGATCAAGGCCCTGGAGGAGGCCGTCGGCCAGGTGTTGGTCCGCCGCGTCCGACCCTGCGTGGCCACCGAGGCGGGTCGGCCGTTGCTGCGCCTGGCCGGTCAGCTGGCGCTGCTCGAACGGGAGGCGCTGGCCGATGCCCGGGGTCCCCTGGCCGGCGGTGGCCTGGTGCGGGTCGCGGTGGTGGTCAACGCGGATTCGCTGGCCACCTGGTTCCCCGCCGCGCTGGCCCGACTGCCGCAGCGGGCCGGGCTCTCCTTCGACCTGCGCCAGGACGACCAGGACCACACCGCCGAGCTGCTTCGGGACGGTTCGGTGACAGCGGCGGTGACCGCCCAGCGGGAGGCCGTGCAGGGCTGTCGGGTGCAGCGGCTCGGGGCGATGCGCTACCGCGCGCTGTCCACACCGGAGTTCGCTGCCGACCACTTCGCGGCGGGTTTCACCGCCGAGGCGGTGGCCGGCGCGCCGCTTCTCGTCTTCGACCGTAAGGACCGGGTGCAGCACCGCTTCATCCGGGCGGTGACCGGCCGGCCGCTCGACCCGCCGGTGCACTACGCGCCCTCGGTGCCGGGCCTCAGCGAGCTGATCCGGCTCGGACTGGGCTGGAGCATGGTGCCGGAACAGATCGCCGAAGCCGACCTGGCCACCGGCCGCTGCGTGGACCTCGCGCCGGGCCGGCACCTGGATGTCCCGCTCTACTGGCAGCACTGGCGGTTGGCGTCGAACGTGCTGACCGCCCTGACCGCCGCCGTCCGGGCGGTGACCACCGAGCGCCTGCGCTGA
- a CDS encoding LysE family transporter — translation MLTSAVAGFSVSIALIVAIGAQNAFVLRQGLRREHVVPVVLTCAASDALLIMAGVAGVGTLVTGRPGLLTAIKWGGAAFLLCYAGFAARRALRPGTLVPTERPPATLGATLLACAAFTYLNPHVYLDTVLLLGGVAQQHPYRWVFGAGAVAASAVWFTALGVGARRLAPLLARAAAWRVLDAAIAVLMAGLAVALVAG, via the coding sequence GTGCTCACCTCCGCCGTCGCCGGCTTCTCGGTCTCCATCGCGCTCATCGTCGCCATCGGCGCGCAGAACGCCTTCGTCCTGCGCCAGGGCCTTCGTCGTGAGCACGTGGTGCCGGTGGTGCTCACCTGCGCCGCGTCCGACGCTCTGCTGATCATGGCGGGTGTGGCCGGGGTCGGGACGCTGGTCACCGGCCGGCCGGGACTCCTGACGGCGATCAAGTGGGGCGGTGCGGCGTTCCTCCTCTGCTACGCGGGGTTCGCCGCCCGCCGCGCGCTGCGTCCCGGAACGTTGGTGCCGACCGAACGGCCACCGGCCACGCTGGGCGCGACACTGCTCGCCTGCGCCGCCTTCACCTACCTGAACCCGCACGTCTACCTCGACACCGTGCTGCTGCTCGGCGGTGTGGCGCAGCAGCATCCGTACCGCTGGGTGTTCGGAGCCGGCGCGGTCGCGGCCAGCGCGGTGTGGTTCACCGCGCTCGGTGTCGGTGCGCGGCGGCTCGCGCCCCTGCTCGCCCGCGCCGCGGCCTGGCGGGTGCTGGACGCGGCCATCGCCGTCCTGATGGCCGGGCTGGCCGTGGCGCTCGTAGCCGGCTGA
- a CDS encoding nucleoside triphosphate pyrophosphatase, with the protein MSETLPLRLVLASASPARRKLLQAAGVEPDVLVSGVDESVVVAERAEDLCLELARLKAEAVAGRLSPAADQRTLVIGCDSVLAFDGQILGKPTDPEDATRRWLRMRGRSGVLHSGHCLIDVTEGRRAAAVASTVVHFADISDDEIATYVATGEPLAVAGAFTIDGLGGSFVERIEGDAGTVVGLSMPLLRRMLAELDLRITDLWTKVAPGGQSVEPLGNVRS; encoded by the coding sequence GTGTCTGAGACTTTGCCGCTCCGCCTCGTGCTCGCGTCGGCGAGCCCTGCCCGTCGCAAGTTGCTCCAGGCTGCCGGTGTCGAACCGGATGTGCTGGTCAGTGGGGTCGACGAGTCGGTGGTGGTGGCCGAGCGGGCGGAGGACCTGTGCCTGGAGTTGGCGCGGCTCAAGGCCGAGGCGGTGGCGGGCCGGCTGAGCCCCGCCGCCGACCAGCGGACCTTGGTGATCGGCTGTGACTCGGTGCTCGCGTTCGACGGGCAGATTCTCGGCAAGCCGACGGACCCGGAGGACGCGACCCGGCGGTGGTTGCGGATGCGGGGGCGCAGCGGCGTGCTGCACAGCGGGCACTGTCTGATTGACGTGACCGAGGGGCGGCGGGCGGCGGCGGTCGCCTCGACCGTCGTCCACTTCGCTGACATCTCCGACGACGAGATTGCCACCTACGTGGCAACGGGTGAACCGTTGGCGGTGGCCGGCGCGTTCACGATCGACGGGTTGGGGGGGTCGTTCGTGGAGCGGATCGAGGGTGACGCGGGGACTGTGGTCGGGCTGTCGATGCCGCTGCTGCGAAGAATGCTCGCCGAGTTGGACCTGCGTATCACGGACCTGTGGACGAAGGTCGCGCCGGGCGGCCAGTCGGTCGAGCCACTGGGTAACGTCCGGTCATGA
- a CDS encoding ABC transporter permease has product MKFARDTWLIFQRQTQLLLRNPVWVFVGVFQPVMYLLLFAPLLKPALNAPTQAAAYKIFVPGLLVLLAIFGGLFQGFGLIAELRAGVIERSRVTPISRLALLLGRSLRDVVSLIVQAVIITVLALLFDLRVFLGDLLLAYLMLALIALMTSAVSYGVALKVKSEDALAPLMNTVAQPVLLLSGILLPLTFAPGWLQGIANWNPFSWAVDGTRALFAGDLGSDKVWQGLGITAVLAALGVFWAARQFARSVR; this is encoded by the coding sequence ATGAAATTCGCCCGTGACACGTGGCTGATCTTCCAGCGGCAGACCCAGCTCCTGCTGCGCAACCCGGTCTGGGTCTTCGTCGGAGTGTTCCAGCCGGTGATGTACCTGCTGCTCTTCGCGCCGCTGCTCAAACCCGCGCTGAACGCGCCCACCCAGGCCGCCGCCTACAAGATCTTCGTACCGGGTCTGCTGGTGCTGCTGGCGATCTTCGGCGGCCTGTTCCAGGGCTTCGGCCTGATCGCGGAGCTGCGCGCCGGCGTCATCGAACGCTCCCGGGTCACCCCGATCAGCCGGCTCGCCCTGCTGCTCGGCCGCTCGCTGCGCGACGTGGTCTCGCTCATCGTGCAGGCGGTCATCATCACAGTGCTGGCCCTCCTGTTCGACCTGCGGGTCTTCCTCGGAGACCTGCTGCTGGCGTACCTGATGCTCGCCCTGATCGCCCTCATGACCTCGGCCGTCTCCTACGGCGTCGCGCTCAAGGTCAAGAGCGAGGACGCGCTGGCTCCGCTGATGAACACTGTGGCGCAGCCGGTGCTGCTGCTCTCCGGCATCCTGCTGCCGCTGACCTTCGCGCCCGGCTGGTTGCAGGGCATCGCCAACTGGAACCCGTTCTCCTGGGCGGTCGACGGCACGCGGGCGCTGTTCGCCGGTGACCTCGGCAGCGACAAGGTCTGGCAGGGCCTGGGCATCACCGCCGTCCTCGCCGCGCTGGGCGTCTTCTGGGCCGCCCGTCAGTTCGCCCGCAGCGTCCGCTGA
- a CDS encoding biotin carboxylase N-terminal domain-containing protein gives MRKVLIANRGEIAVRVIRACRDAGLGSVAVYADSDRDALHATLADEAYALGGDSATDTYLRIDKLLDVAARSGADAVHPGYGFLSENADFAQAVTDAGLTWIGPTPQAIRDLGDKVTARHIAQRAGAPLVPGTPDPVASPDEVIAFAADHGLPVAIKAAFGGGGRGLKVARTMEEIPQLFESATREAVAAFGRGECFVERYLDQPRHVEAQVLADQHGNVIVVGTRDCSLQRRHQKLVEEAPAPFLTDAQRAQIHDSAKAICREAGYHGAGTVEYLVGRDGTISFLEVNTRLQVEHPVTEETAGIDLVREQFRIADGEKLRITEDPTPRGHAIEFRINGEDPGRNFLPAPGTVTALRLPSGPGVRVDTGISAGDVIGGNFDSLLAKVIIVGETRTEALERARRALDEMVVDGMATALPFHRLVVRDEAFTAEPFTVHTRWIETEFHNTVAPFVATAGAAEAPAERDTVVVEVGGKRLEVSLPAGFGGSTTTAAPASRRPTRRGGGAKAGAPVGGDALTSPMQGTIVKIAVADGDTVAEGDLVVVLEAMKMEQPLHAHKAGTVGGLTAEVGAAITAGAPICTIA, from the coding sequence GTGCGCAAGGTACTCATCGCCAACCGCGGCGAGATCGCCGTCCGGGTGATCCGCGCGTGCCGCGACGCCGGCCTGGGCAGCGTCGCCGTCTACGCGGACTCCGACCGCGACGCCCTGCACGCGACCCTGGCGGACGAGGCCTACGCGCTCGGCGGCGACAGCGCCACCGACACCTACCTGCGCATCGACAAGCTCCTCGACGTGGCCGCCCGGTCCGGCGCGGACGCCGTACACCCGGGTTATGGGTTTCTCAGTGAGAACGCCGACTTCGCCCAGGCGGTCACCGACGCCGGGCTGACCTGGATCGGCCCCACCCCGCAGGCGATCCGTGACCTGGGCGACAAGGTGACCGCCCGGCACATCGCCCAGCGGGCCGGCGCGCCGCTGGTGCCCGGCACCCCGGACCCGGTGGCGAGCCCGGACGAGGTGATCGCGTTCGCCGCCGACCACGGCCTGCCGGTCGCCATCAAGGCCGCGTTCGGTGGTGGTGGGCGCGGCCTCAAGGTCGCCCGGACGATGGAGGAGATCCCGCAGCTCTTCGAGTCGGCCACCCGGGAGGCGGTCGCGGCGTTCGGCCGGGGCGAGTGCTTCGTCGAGCGCTACCTGGACCAGCCCCGCCACGTCGAGGCACAGGTCCTCGCCGACCAGCACGGCAACGTGATCGTGGTCGGCACCCGCGACTGCTCCCTGCAACGACGGCACCAGAAGCTCGTCGAGGAGGCCCCGGCGCCGTTCCTCACCGACGCCCAGCGTGCCCAGATCCACGACAGCGCCAAGGCGATCTGCCGCGAGGCCGGCTACCACGGTGCGGGCACCGTGGAATACCTGGTCGGCCGGGACGGCACGATCTCCTTCCTGGAGGTCAACACCCGGCTCCAGGTCGAGCACCCGGTCACCGAGGAGACCGCCGGCATCGACCTGGTCCGCGAGCAGTTCCGGATCGCCGACGGTGAGAAGCTGCGGATCACCGAGGACCCGACGCCGCGCGGGCACGCCATCGAGTTCCGGATCAACGGCGAGGACCCGGGCCGCAACTTCCTGCCCGCCCCGGGCACCGTCACCGCGCTGCGGCTGCCGAGCGGCCCGGGTGTGCGGGTGGACACCGGCATCTCGGCCGGCGACGTGATCGGCGGCAACTTCGACTCGCTGCTGGCCAAGGTGATCATCGTCGGCGAGACGCGGACCGAGGCGTTGGAGCGTGCCCGCCGCGCGCTCGACGAGATGGTCGTCGACGGGATGGCCACCGCGCTGCCGTTCCACCGGCTGGTCGTCCGGGACGAGGCCTTCACCGCCGAACCGTTCACCGTGCACACCCGGTGGATCGAGACCGAGTTCCACAACACCGTCGCGCCGTTCGTCGCCACCGCCGGCGCCGCCGAGGCGCCGGCCGAACGCGACACCGTCGTGGTCGAGGTCGGCGGCAAGCGCCTCGAGGTCAGCCTCCCCGCCGGCTTCGGCGGGAGTACGACCACAGCGGCACCCGCATCCCGTCGGCCGACCCGGCGCGGGGGCGGCGCCAAGGCCGGCGCCCCCGTCGGCGGCGACGCGCTCACCTCCCCGATGCAGGGCACCATCGTCAAGATCGCGGTCGCGGACGGCGACACGGTGGCCGAGGGCGACCTGGTCGTGGTGCTGGAGGCGATGAAGATGGAGCAGCCGTTGCACGCGCACAAGGCGGGCACGGTCGGCGGCCTGACCGCCGAGGTGGGTGCCGCCATCACCGCCGGCGCTCCGATCTGCACCATCGCCTGA
- a CDS encoding ABC transporter ATP-binding protein, with translation MLIRLLRDQLRTYRRPLLAVVLLQFVGTMASLYLPSLNADIIDRGVARGDTDYIVQTGGWMLLVSLVQIACSIAAVYLGARVAMGFGRDVRATLFGHVNTFSAREVARFGAPSLITRNTNDVQQVQMLVLMSCTMLVAAPIMSVGGVFMALREDIGLSWLMLVSVPVLAIALGAIIRRMVPGFRLMQTRIDTVNRVLREQITGIRVVRAFVREPYETDRFAVANADLTATALRTGRLLALIFPVVMLVLNVSSVAVLWFGAQRVDSGAIEVGALTAFLQYLMQILMAVMMATFMLMMVPRAAVCAERIVEVLDTDSSVVPATAPVTDLPTRAELELRGVRFQYPGAADPVLRDVSFRVAKGTTTAIIGSTGAGKTTLLSLIPRLVDVTAGAVLVDGVDVREWEPDELWRRIGLVPQRPYLFTGTIASNLRYGNSDATDEELWTALDIAQARDFVAQMPGGLDAPIAQGGTTVSGGQRQRLAIARALVRQPEIYLFDDSFSALDLGTDARLRAALRPVTAESAVVIVAQRVSTIIDADQIVVLENGGVVGVGRHTELLETCPTYAEIVASQQTAEVAA, from the coding sequence GTGCTGATCCGACTGTTGCGCGACCAACTGCGCACCTACCGACGACCGTTGCTGGCGGTGGTGCTGCTCCAGTTCGTGGGCACCATGGCCTCGCTCTACCTGCCCAGCCTCAACGCGGACATCATCGACCGGGGCGTCGCCCGGGGCGACACCGACTACATCGTCCAGACCGGTGGCTGGATGCTGCTGGTCAGCCTGGTCCAGATCGCCTGCTCGATCGCCGCCGTCTACCTGGGCGCCCGGGTCGCGATGGGCTTCGGCCGCGACGTCCGCGCCACGCTGTTCGGGCACGTCAACACGTTCTCCGCCCGGGAGGTGGCCCGGTTCGGGGCGCCGTCGCTGATCACCCGCAACACCAACGACGTCCAGCAGGTGCAGATGCTCGTGTTGATGAGCTGCACGATGCTGGTCGCCGCACCGATCATGAGCGTCGGCGGCGTGTTCATGGCGCTGCGTGAGGACATCGGGCTGTCCTGGCTGATGCTGGTCAGCGTGCCGGTGTTGGCCATCGCCCTGGGCGCGATCATCCGCCGGATGGTGCCGGGCTTCCGGCTGATGCAGACCCGCATCGACACCGTCAACCGGGTGCTGCGCGAACAGATCACCGGCATCCGGGTGGTCCGCGCCTTCGTCCGCGAACCGTACGAGACGGACCGCTTCGCCGTGGCCAACGCCGACCTGACCGCCACCGCGCTGCGCACCGGCCGCCTGCTGGCGTTGATCTTCCCGGTGGTCATGCTGGTGCTGAACGTGTCGAGCGTGGCCGTGCTGTGGTTCGGGGCGCAGCGGGTCGACTCGGGCGCGATCGAGGTTGGTGCGCTCACCGCCTTCCTGCAATACCTGATGCAGATCCTGATGGCGGTCATGATGGCCACCTTCATGCTGATGATGGTCCCCCGGGCGGCGGTCTGCGCCGAGCGCATCGTCGAGGTGCTGGACACCGACTCGTCGGTGGTCCCCGCCACCGCGCCGGTCACCGACCTGCCCACCCGCGCCGAGTTGGAGCTGCGCGGGGTGCGCTTCCAGTACCCGGGGGCGGCCGACCCGGTGCTGCGGGACGTCTCCTTCCGGGTCGCCAAGGGCACCACCACGGCGATCATCGGCAGCACCGGCGCCGGCAAGACGACACTGCTGTCGCTGATCCCCCGGCTCGTCGACGTCACGGCGGGCGCGGTGCTCGTGGACGGGGTGGATGTCCGCGAGTGGGAACCCGACGAGCTGTGGCGGCGCATCGGGTTGGTGCCGCAGCGGCCGTACCTGTTCACCGGCACGATCGCGAGCAACCTGCGGTACGGCAACTCGGACGCCACCGACGAGGAGTTGTGGACGGCCCTGGACATCGCCCAGGCTCGGGACTTCGTGGCCCAGATGCCCGGCGGGCTGGACGCGCCGATCGCCCAGGGCGGCACCACCGTCTCCGGTGGGCAGCGGCAGCGGCTGGCCATCGCCCGCGCGCTGGTCCGGCAACCGGAGATCTACCTCTTCGACGACTCGTTCTCCGCGCTGGACCTCGGCACCGACGCGCGGCTGCGGGCGGCGCTGCGGCCGGTCACCGCGGAGTCCGCGGTGGTGATCGTGGCCCAGCGGGTCTCCACGATCATCGACGCCGACCAGATCGTCGTACTCGAGAACGGAGGGGTCGTCGGCGTGGGACGGCACACGGAACTGTTGGAGACCTGCCCGACGTACGCCGAGATCGTGGCCTCGCAGCAGACGGCGGAGGTGGCGGCATGA
- a CDS encoding O-methyltransferase, giving the protein MTTKSIPLTDELHAYLVAHGAPPDEIIRDLAEETLALLPEHASMQVAPEQAAFLTFLTRLLGVRQAVEIGTFTGLSSLAIARGLPEGGRLICFDISEEFTGVARRYWERAGVQDRIDLRIGPAADRMRELPHERQLDFAFIDADKTGYPIYWAELVPRMRPGGVIAVDNVLRGGRVIAPRDASDRAIAAFNDEVLADVRVDPVMLPIADGLTLARVR; this is encoded by the coding sequence ATGACCACCAAGTCGATCCCGCTCACCGACGAGTTGCACGCCTACCTGGTCGCGCACGGCGCCCCGCCGGACGAGATCATCCGGGACCTGGCCGAGGAGACCCTCGCGCTGCTTCCCGAGCATGCCAGCATGCAGGTAGCCCCGGAGCAGGCCGCCTTCCTGACGTTCCTCACCCGGTTGCTCGGCGTACGGCAGGCCGTCGAGATCGGCACGTTCACCGGGCTGTCGTCGTTGGCGATTGCCCGAGGGCTGCCCGAGGGCGGGCGGTTGATCTGCTTCGACATCTCCGAGGAGTTCACCGGCGTCGCCCGGCGCTACTGGGAAAGGGCCGGCGTGCAGGACCGGATCGACCTGCGCATCGGCCCGGCTGCTGACCGCATGCGTGAGTTGCCTCACGAGCGCCAGCTGGACTTCGCGTTCATCGACGCGGACAAGACCGGCTACCCGATCTACTGGGCGGAGTTGGTGCCCCGCATGCGCCCGGGCGGGGTGATCGCCGTCGACAACGTGCTGCGCGGCGGCCGCGTGATCGCCCCGCGGGACGCCAGTGACAGGGCCATCGCCGCGTTCAACGACGAGGTCCTCGCCGACGTACGGGTGGACCCGGTGATGTTGCCGATCGCGGACGGCCTCACCCTCGCCCGGGTGCGCTGA